The Polyangium mundeleinium genome contains the following window.
TGCCCGACGGTGGCGGGTACAGGTTTCTCCCGCCGAACCCTGGCGGCGGCTGGAAGCGCATCGACGGCCTCTGGTATCCGCCCCCGTGGTGGAGGCCGCCGTCACGCCTGCCGGGCGGAGCCACCACGGCCGCGCCGACGGGCGGCGCGCCCAAGGTCGACACCAACGATCCGTACGGCGAGTAGCCCGCCGCCTCCGCGACGGGCCGAGCGCCTCCTCAGTACAGGCCAGTCTGCTCGGGCAAGCAGACGCCCATCGCGCACAGGAGCAGATCGATGTCCGCGCCCGCGCAGCTCACCTGGCGCGCGCAGTAGTCATCGTATGCACACAAACGATGGCAGGACTGATCCGATCCGAGCGCGCGCACGTTCATGAGGCAAGCCCAGCCGGACGTCAGCCACAGGCCCTCGGGCTTGTCGAAGAGGCAGACTTCCTTGCGCTCCTCGGAGTCGTAGACCTCGGCCGTGCAGGCGTCGCGCTCGATCTTCTCGCGCGACTTCCCCATCGTGTTGAGCATGTACGTGAAGTCGCAGGCGCCGGCCGAAGTCGTGTCGCGCGAGACGCGGTAGCGCAGCGACGGGATGTCGAGCGAGCGTTGACGCACGCCTCGGAGCATCGCGACGAACTGGTTGTTGCCGCCGTCTTCCTTCGGCCCCTCGCGCAGCGCCGCGAGGATCTGCTCGTTCTGCGCCTCGACGCCGGGGTCCTCTTTGTCCGAGTAGCCGAGCCGGACGTACTTCTCGGGCGTCTTCGTCGTGCACGGCTTGGCGTGCTCCCAAAGCTTCTCGCTCACGACGGGCGGGCGCTTCGTCCCCTCGCGCTTGCACACCCCGATCGCGCCCACGGGCACGGCGCCCGAAGCGCGATCGGTCGGCTGACCCGGCGGCTCCTGGATGAACTCCGTGGACGTGCAGCTCACCGCTCCCACGGACACCACGAGCCCCGTCACGGCGAGGGCGGCGACCCGATGCAACGCTCTCTTCGTTCCCACGAGCGCACGGTATCACCGCGGAGGGCCCGGACAGAAATCCTCGGTGACAAAAGGCGCCTGACCAAAGGCCAAGTAGCCGGATCTTTTTGATTTTTTGGCGCGGACGGGCGCGAGTGCGGGCGCTCAGGCACCCATCGCGGTCTGCTCGATCAGGTGATCGACGATCGCCTGCACGCTCTGCGTCTTCTGGAAGACGGCGAGCTGTTTGTCCGCGCTCGTCCCCTCCCGGAGGATGCCGCGGACGCGGTCGAGATCGGCCTCGGACTTGAAGATGGCCGCGGCCTCCTCGACGAAGTCGAGCAACTCGCCGATGAGCACGCGCACGGGCAGTTGCTCCTGCTTGCCGAAATCGATGAGCTGGCCGTCGATGCCGTAGCGCAGCGCGCGCCACTTGTTCTCCTCGATGAGCTCGCGCGCGTACTCGCGGAAGCCCATGTTCTTCCGGTAGAGCAGATAGAGCTTGCCCATGAGCGCCTGGATGAGCGCCGTCAGCGCGACGGTGTCGTCGATGCGCGTCGTCATGTCGCAGATGCGCACCTCGACCGTGTCGAAGAACGGATGGGCGCGGACGTCCCACCAGATCTTCTTCGCGTTGTCGATACAGCCCGTCTTCACGAGCAGATCGACGTACGACTGGAACTGCGCGTACGAGTCGAAGTGGCCCGGGATGCCCGTGCGCGGGAAGCGCTTGAAGATCTCGCTGCGGATGCTCTTCAGGCCCGTCGAGCGACCAAGCCAGAACGGCGAGCTCGTCGAGAGCGCGAGGAGGTGCGGCAGGAAGTAACGGACCTGGTTCGCGAGCGCCATCGCGACCTCCTTGTCCTTGATGCCGACGTGGACGTGGAGGCCGAAGATCAGGTTCGCGCGCGCGACGTCCTGCAGGTCCTCGACGATCACCTTGTAGCGCTCGCCGTCGGTGATCTCCTGCTTCTTCCAGTCGCTGAACGGGTGCGTGCCGGCCGCGACGATCCGGAGGCCGTGTTTGCCCGCGAGCGCACTGAGCTCCCCACGCAGTTCGCAGATTTCCTGGCGCGCCTGCCGGATGTCGCGGCAGATGCCCGTGCCCGTCTCGACGACGGACTGGTGCATCTCGGGCCGCACGCGCTCGCGCAGGACCGAGTGTTTCCCGCCCTCGAGGAGCTGACTCACGTACGAGCGGAGCTCGCGCGTCTCGGGGTGGACGATCTGAAACTCTTCCTCGATGCCGAGCGTGAATTGACCGTCGAGCAGACCCTGGACCGTGGTGCTCATGAATCTCCCTCGATGATGAACGTGGGGACCGTTCCCGCCCCCGCATGAACGTTACACATGTTCGTCGCGGATAACCTGCCCAGCATACCGCCGAGCTCGCCCCGAAACAGGATCGGATCGAGCTCGATGTGGCGCCGCGAGAAGTAGAGCTCGCCCGCCGCGCCGACCTCTGGGAACATCGCCGTCGGCAATGAAACGCGGAGCTGCAAAACGGACGGATCGATGAGCGCGAGCTTCAGCGCTCGCTCCCACACGCTGCTCTCCACGTTCGCGCCGATCACCACGCCGCGCCCGCCGACCTCGTCGTTCGGCTTGATCACGAGGCGCGCGCGGTTGTCACGAGCCCACGGGACGAGGTCGATCTCCTCGCCGTCCGGGCCTTCGGTCTTCATCTCCTCGACGTGCCTCGTCCACGGGATGAACTGGCGCACGGCGACGCTCTCGTCCTTCGTGTAGAGCGCCGTGACGCGCGGATCGAAGAGCAAGGCGAAGAGGACCTTCTTGTCGAGGAGCTTCGCGCGGAAGCTGTTCACGACGCACACGACGCGCGCCTTGTACGCCTCGATGAGCGGCCGCACCTCGTCCTCGCGGCCGAGCAGTTCGCTCGTGAGCACGCGGCGGTAGACGAGATCGATCTCCTCACCCTTCGCCGAGAGCTTGCCGTCGCGATACTCGAGCTCGCGTGGATCGACGAACCGCGCCGGGATGCCGTGCAGCCGGAAGCGCTCGCAGATCATGTCGAACTCGGTCCGCGTCGCGACCTCCTGCCAGTCGACGACGGCGACCTTCGGGACGTGCGTCCCGCCGAACTCGTGCCACGCGTCGAGGATCGATCCGACGAGGGAGTTGCCCGCGTAGACCGGCGTGATCGGCGAGACGCGCGCGAACTCGCGCATCGGCTGGAAGGCCTCGAAGAGCTCGGTGAGCCGGTCGGCGTAGCTCGGGCCGAAGGCGCCCTCGGCGTTGAGCTCGACGAACGAGAGCTCGGAGCCCGCAAGGATCGCGTCGAGGCGCGTGACGACGCCGACGGACTCGAAGGCCGGGTTGTAGGAGAAGAGCCGCCGCTCGCCGTCGGTCAGGCCCATGAGCTCGAGGAGCGTGGGCTCCGCGAGGATGAGGTCCTTGGCCTTGATGACGGCGCTGCGGAAGTGCCTGAGCGCCCCGAGGAGCAGGTTGTACTGGGCGCGGAGGACGAAGTTCGGGCGGAGGAACGTGCAGAGGGGACGACCGGCGAAGACGGCGCCTCGCGCCACCATACGCTCGAGCAGGGCGAGGTGATCCTCGCCCCCTCGATCCACGTAAGCCGTGAGCGCGTCGTGGTAGCGGTCGACGGCTGCGTCGAGCGCGGCGGTGAAGGGGTGCTTCGACGGCCGCTCGCAGAGGGTCACGTGCTTCTATCCCACCGGATGGGTTCGACTTCGGCCGCCATCTTGCTCCAGGCGTAACGGTCGCGGATCGTGCGGCCTTCCTTGGCGGCGCGGACGCAGAAGTCGACCATCCAGTCGGTGACCGTGTCGAAGAAGCGCTCGCCGAGATGCTCGATGTGCATGTCGGGCGCGGGGTTCGTGAAGTCGATCGCGTAAGGGACGCCGTCCTTGATGGCGAACTCGACCGAGTTCATGTCGTAGCCGAGCGCGTGGTTCAGGCGCAGCGCGTCGTTGACGATGCGGTCGTGCAGGTCCTGCGGCAGCCAGCGCTCCTGGTCGCGGAAGATGTAACGACCGCGGAGCCCGGTCGGGCCGATCTGCTTCGGGTCGTACTGGATCGTGAGGACACGCTCGCGGCCGATGCAGATACAGCGCGCGTAGTCGTCGAAGTCGATGAACTCCTGCAGCGTCATCACGTTGAGGTTCGAGTCGTTGTAGGCGCGGAGCAGATCCCCCGGCGTGCGCACGACCGTCACGTCCTTCCAGCCGCCGCCGTCGGCGGGCTTGAGGATCGCGGGGAACTTCACGTAGTCGACGATCGCCTCCCAGTTCAGCGGGAACTCGAGGTTGCGCAGCGAGCGGTTCTTGTCGATCGCGGGGATGTAGTCCTTCTGCGGGAGCATCACCGTGCGCGGCGTGGCGACGCCGAGGCGCGAGGCGAGCGAGTAGCCGAAGAACTTGTCGTCGGCGCTCCACCAGAGGGGGTCGTTGATGACGTACGCGCCGCCGAGCGCCGCGGCCTTGAGGTAGAAGCGGTAGTGCTTGACCTCCTGGCTGATGCGGTCGACGAGGACGCGGTACGGAGAGACGAAGCGCTCCGGCGTCCCTCCGATCTTCGCGAACTCCGCGTGGATGCCCGGGACCCGGTTGCACCGATCGATGAACGCCTGGGGGAAGGACTGCTCCCAGCCAGCGAGAATGCCGATCCGCTCCGTCATGCGACTCTCCGTTCCTCCTCGGGCCGCCCGAAGCGGCCAGGGCGCGCCTTCGATCGTGCGCCCGCGGCGTCGACTCTAGCCCGATTGTCCGGGCAGGCGGAAGTTTGCCGTGGCGGGATCCGCCCCAGAAAAAAATCTCTTGACGGAAAAGGGTCCCTGAGTAGACTCCGCGGCCTCTCCGTCAGGGCGGGTAGCTCAGCGGTAGAGCATTGGCCTTACAAGCCGATGGTCGCAGGTTCGAACCCTGTCCCGCCCACCCGACTCCCCATCGAAGTTGATGCGAGGTCGGAGGCGGAAAAAAAAGAAAACAGGGGCTTGCAAACGGGAAACAAGGTTGGTAAACACCGGCCCCGTCAGCGAGAACGAAACAGCGACGACGCAGTTCGCCACATTGGGGTGGTAGTTAAGTCGGTTATAACGCCGGCCTGTCACGCCGGAGGCCGCGGGTTCGAGTCCCGTCCACCCCGCCTCCCTGTATGCAGTATGTGAAACAGCCGATCCCGAAAGGGTTCGGCTGTTTTGCTTTTGTCTGCCCGCTCGGCGCTCCCCTGCCCCGCCCGATGCGCCGAGGTCTCAGGACTCGGAGACGGCGCCCGCCTTCGAGACGTTGAACGAGAACGACTTCGCGCTGCTCTTCAGCGTGACCTTGATGGTGTCCTCGTCGACACGCCCGAAGCTCATCTCGATCGAGCGCTCCTTGGGATCGGCGAGCCTGTAGGTCCCCGCCTGCGGCACGGGATCGACCCAGCGGAACTGCACGCCCTCGATCGCGAGATCCCACGTGCCGCCCTGCCCCGTCCACGCGCGCGCGCCGTCGACCTGAAAGCCCTCGGCGAGCCCGCCTTCGAGCGGCCGCTGCGTGCGATCGCCCGTGCCCTTGCCGGTCTTGCCGTCCGAGAGGCGTGTCCAGTCGAGCTCGTGCACGACGTGGCGGGTCTTGTCGCTCGCGCTCCACGTGACTTCGGCCGTACCGCTCACCTCAACGCGGCCGTTCGAAAGCTTGGTCCACGTATGGTTCACGACGACATCGCTCATGTCGTTCTTCGTGACTGTGATCTCGTGCGTGCCGCTGTACGTGTTGCCCTTGTAGGTGCAGCTCCCGGGGTTCTTGCCGTACTCGACGGTGAGCGTGGCGCCCGCGAGCGTGACGGCGGCGCACGGGAGCTGCGAGGTGACGAAGTCGCGGATCTCCTGCGCCGCGGCCTCAGCGGCCTGACCGATGGTGAAGTCGGTGGTGATCTCGATGCTGCCCGAGGTGACGTTCTCGGCGTCGCCCGAGACGCTGGCCTCTTGCACGGCTTGCAGCGCCTCGGCCGTCGTCATCTCCTCCTGCTTGCGGCAGGACGTGGTGGCGAGCGTGGCGGGGATCAACAGGGCGATGGCGAAAACGCGCGTGTGCATGCGGGTCCCTCCTCGATGGGATGTCCTGGTGCTTCGGACACGGGAGCCGCTGCACGGGTAAAAACGAGCGAGCGTTCGGCTCCTCCCGGCGAGGGACCGGTTTTCCTTGACACGACCCGGCCAAACCCTAGAGAGCTGTCTTCGACGCATGAAGATCGTGAGCTGGAACGTAAACGGGCTGCGCTCGGTCCTCGGAAAAGGGTTCTGCACGTGGCTCGCGGAAGAGCGGGCTGACATCGTGGGCATCCAGGAGGTGCGCGCGCAGGAGGCGCAGCTCGGGCCGTGCCTGGAGTCGATCGGCGGCGCGTGGCTGCGCGCGTTCTCGTCGGCCGAGCGGCCGGGCTACAGCGGCGTGGGGCTGCTCTCGCGGCTGCCGGCGGATCGGATCACGACATCGATGAAGGACGCAGCGTTCGACGCCGAGGGGCGCGTGCAGATCGCGCGCTTCGGGAGGCTCACGCTGGCGAACGTGTACTTCCCGAACGGCAGCGGGCCAAACCGCGACAACAGCCGCATCCCGTTCAAGCTCGCGTTCTACCGGCGCCTCTTCGACGTGCTCGAGCCGAGGCGGCGCCGTGGTGATCCGATCCTCGTGATGGGCGATTTCAACACGGCCCACCGGGAGATCGATCTCGCGCGGCCGAAGGAAAACGTGAAGACGAGCGGTTTTACCTCGGAGGAGCGTGAGGAGCTCGATCGGTGGATCCGCGCCGGCTACGTGGACACGTTCCGCGCCTTCGAGCCGGGGCCCGGGCACTACTCGTGGTGGAGCCAGCGGTTCGGCGTGCGCGCGAAAAACGTCGGGTGGCGCATCGACTACGTGCTCGCGTCGGAAGGCGCGGTGAAGCACCTCAAGCGCGCGTTCCTCTCGCCTCACGTGACGGGCAGTGATCACTGCCCCGTGGGTGTCGAGGTGGAGGACGCGATCGTGGGCTAGCTGCGCGCGGCGAGCGAGAACCAACACGCCGCCGCGAAGGTGTATGGCGCTGCGCGCGGCGGCGTGCGCGTGCGGCGCGCGGCGTCCTCGACCCAAGGCGCGATCGAGGCCATTGGAGACGGGAGGCGAGGCAGGAGCGCTGGACCTGCGGAGAGCCAATCTTCGAGGTCACGTTCGTCCGCGAGCGTCGTGAGCGCGCCGTCCGCGAGGGCGCCGCTCGCATCCACGTGCACGCGCGCGAGCGTGAGCGATCCGTCGAGCGGACTCGCCACGGAGAGCACAGCCGTGCGCGCGCCGTCCTCGCCCCGCTCCGAGGCGAACGCGAGAGCGCGCACGCCCTCCACGCTCGCGCGTCCCGACGAACGAAAGACACGCGCGAGGACGTCGGCCCAGCGCGCGCGCGGCGCCTTGCTCGGCGCCTCGTGCCAGAGCGACTCGCACAGCCACACAGCCGCCGCGCCGCCCTCCTCGACGATGCGATCCACGGCGACGTCGCCGATGCCGAGATCGTCACGACGGATGAGGTCTTCGTACAGAAACGCCGCAGGGACCCGCGCGCGCTTGCGCAGGCGCTCGATCTGCTCGAAACGCGCGAGGCGGGATTCGAGCGGCTGGCGCGCGACCTTCTCCGAGATCTCGGGCAGGCGCGCGGGCGCCGTGGCGATGCCCGCGATCACCACGAGGAGCTGCGCGTCGTTCATGGCGAGGAGCTCGGTCTGCGTGACCTGCCGCGCGAGCTCCTGCGCGCGGGTCGGATCAACCGATCGCACGAGCGCGAGCGCGACGGCGCGCCCCTCGATCGGCGCCCGCGCGTCGAGGAGCACGCGGGTGAGCGCGGGCAGATCCGACGTGGTGAGGCCGAGGAAGGCAAAGGCGCGCACGTAGATCGGGACCTCGCGCGGGAGCGCGCCGTGCGCGGCGAGGCGCGCGACGAGATCCCTGCGGAGCTCGTCCTTCGTGATCTCCGCGAGCCGCTCGTAGAGCTCCTCGTCGGAGCGAGGTCGCTGTCGAAACAGGTGCTCCGTATCGTTCATGACGCGCTCCCCTCCCCCCAGGAAATGACGAGCGGCCGAACGATCGGCCCGCGTCACGATTCGAGAATCTTCTGCAACGTAGCTTCGAGCTGGCGTGGATCGAAGCGCTTCGGCAGCACCGCTTGCACGCCGATCACGCGCGCCTCTGCTTCGAGCTCCGGCGTGATGTCGGCGGCGAGCAAGATGAACGGGACGTCGGCGAGGCGCGGGTTCTCGCGCATCGAATGGCAGAGCTCGAGCCCCGACATGCCCTGGAGCGTCCGTTGACAGACGATCGCATCGGGCACGGCGCCGCGCATCGCGGCACGCGCCTCGTCGCCCGTGGAGGCCTCGATGACAGTGTACCGCTGGCCGAGGCTCGCGCGGACGAGCGCGCGGAGCGTGCGCGACTCATCGACGACGATGACACGTGGTTTCGCCGGACGAACCGTGGCGCGATCCCGCGCCTCGTGGCGGTGGATCGGGAAGAGGCGCGCGATCGTCTCCATGAGCAGCTCGCTCGGCGGCGGCGAGGTATGCAGGCGGAGCTTGCCGATCGCGTCGACGATCTCGAGTCCACGCGAGGGGCGGTTGTCGGGGTCGCGATCGAGCAGCCGGTGGACGATCTCGTCGAACTCGGGCGGGACGGCGCGGTTCTGGCTCGACGCGGGTGGCAGGTCCTCGGTCGTGACGCGCTGGATGGTGTGCGCCTCGGTCTCGCCGGTGAACGCGCTCCTGCCCGTGAGCATCTCGAAGAGGACGACGCCGAACGAGAAGAGATCCGAGCGCGCGTCGAGGCGGCCGCGCAGGATGGTCTCGGGCGCCATGTAGGCGAATTTCCCCTTGAGCGTGCCTGCGCCGCCCTGCGTGGGCGAGAGTCGCTCGCGTGCGCGCGCGATGCCGAAGTCGGCGAGCTTCACGACGCCCTCGCGCGAGAGGAGGATGTTCGATGGGCTCACGTCGCGATGGACGATGAGCAAGGGACGGCCGTCCTCGCCGAGCTTGTGGTGCGCGTAGTCGAGGCCGCGCGCGGTCTCGACCGCGATGTGCGCGACCTCGGGGATGCTGAGGCGCTCGCCGCGCTTGCGGAGCTCGTAGAGCGTGGCGCCGAGGCTCGGGCCGTCGACGTACTCGAGGACGAGGTAGTACTGGCCGCCCTCCTCCGCGAACTCGACGACCTGCACGATGTTGCCGTGATGAAGGCGCGACGTGATGCGCGCCTCGTCGCGGAACATCGCGATGAACTCGTCGTTCGACGCGTACTGCGGGAGCACCCGCTTGACGACGACCTCTTTCATGAAGCCGTCGGTCCCCGTGAGGCGGCCGAGGAGCACCTCGGCCATGCCGCCATAGGCGAGCCTGCGGTTGATCTGATACTTCCCCAGCCGCTCCGGGAGCTCCGGCTCCTGCATCGGAGGAACCATATCAGCTCCTTCGCTCCATCAATGACGCGAGCGCGCCGGGGCACGGACGCGCTCGACGATTTCGGGGCCGAGTTCGTCGAGGGACAAAACGGCATCCGCGTATCCGCGAGAAATCGCGGCACCTGGCATACCGCTTACCACGCAGGAATCCGGCGACTGGACGAGCACACTTCCGCCGGCCGCTTTGATTGCGCGCAGGCCCTCGACGCCGTCGTTGCCCATGCCCGTGAGCATCACGCCGAGCGCGCCGTCGCCGAAATGCCGCGCAAGGGATTCGAAGAGCGGCGTGCCCGAAGGGCGATGGTTGCCGACGGGCGGGCCCTCGATGACGCCGATCGTGAGCGGCGATTGCGCGACGAGGTGCTTGCCTTCGGGCGCGAGCGCGATGACGCCGGCGCGCAAGGGCATGCCGTGCGTGGCGAGGCGAACGGGGAGCTGCGTGACCTCGGCGAGCCACTCGGCGAGGGCTTCGTCGAAGCCCGCGAGGACGTGCTGCACGATCAGGACCGGGACGGACGAGGTGGCCGCGGCCAGGCCCGGCAACATCGCGGCGATGGCCGCGGGGCCGCCCGTGGAGGCGCAGATGCCGACGACCGTGGCGCGGTTCTGCGCGCGATGGCTGCCGCCACGGCGTGATCGCACCGAGCGCGGCCCGTCGGCCCAGCGACGAACCACGGGGATCTCGGCGAGCATCTTGATCTTGTCGCGCAAAGCGACGGCCTGCGGCCCCATCGGATCACCCCAGCTCGGCCGCGCGATCACGTCGAGCGCACCGGCCTCGGTCGCGGCGAAGATCTGCGCGGCGGGGCGGCTGCCCTGCTGATCGGAGACGATGACGACGCGGGTCGGCGCGAGGGCCATGATGCGGCGGGTGGCGGCGACGCCATCGAGGCCCGGCATCATCGCGTCGAGCAGGATGATCTGCGGGTTCTCGCGCACGGCGAGATCCACCGCGCCCTGGCCGTCGCGCGCCATGCCGACGACGTCGATCTCGGGATCGGCCTTGAGGACACGCGCGAGCAGCGTGCGGCCGACCTCGGTGTCGTCAGCAATGACGACGCGGATCACGGGGCGCACCCTGCGGCTCGAAGGGACGACCGGCGCGGACGGGATCGTGAGCGCGAGGATCGTGGAGACACGCGCGGCGAGCTGCGATCCGTCGACGGGCTTCGGGAAGAAGGCGTCGATGTAACCCGTGGCCAGAAGATCGCGCTCGCGGAGCTCCTTGTTCGCGCTGATGAGGATGACCTTCGGCGCGAGCGTGCCTCCCCTCTCCTTCACGCGACGCGCGAGCTCGAGCCCGTTCATGTTGGGCATCGCGTAGTCGGTGATGACGAGATCGAAGGGCTGGCTCGACGTGCCCATGCGCGTGAGCGCGTCGTCGCCGTTGCTCGCGACCTCGAGATCGAGCGCGAGTCCGGCGAGGTGGGCGCGCACGATGTCGCGCATCACGACCGAGTCGTCGACGATGAGAACACGTGCCATCAGGCCCTCCCCACGAGCTCGTTCACGGTCTTCACAAACACCTCGTGATCGAACTCGCTCTTGACGATGTAGGCGTCGGCGCCGACGGCGAGGCCTGCGCGGCGATCCTCATCGGAGCCGAGCGACGTGACCAGGACGACCGGGAGCCGCCGAAGCCGCTCGTTTTGCCGAATGTTCGAGCAGAGCTCGAGGCCGGACATTTCGGGCATCGAAACGTCGCTCACGACGATGTCGAAGGTCTCGAGCTCGAGCGCCGAGAGCGCTTCGTTGCCGTCTGCGACCGCGACGACGTCGAAGCCGGCGACCTCGAGGACGGATCGCTCCAGCGCGCGGGTGGTGAATGAATCGTCGACCAAAAGGAGCCTCGGCTTGGGGCGGTTTTCGACCCTCGGCAGGAGCGCCCGGAAGCGGTCGGCGTCGCGTCCGGAGGCCGAGCGGAGGAGATCGATGGGATTTAACATCAACACGACACGGCCGTCCCCAAGGATGGTCGCACCTGCGATGTTCCGTACACGAACCAGCGGCGGTTCGAGGTTTTTTGCAAGGACCGTCTGATCACTGACGATCTCCCGGACCGCGAGCGCGCACCGGGTCTCGCCGATGCCGATGACCAGGACCGGGATGCGCTCGGGCGGCGGAGGAAGCTCGACCGGAAGGCCGAGGAGCGTGGCCAGCGGGACGAGCGCGATCGGACGGCCATCGACGACGATCGCATGCGTGCGCTCGACCTCCAGCACGTCCGTCGCGCTGATGCGCAAGATGCGCTGGATCGAGGAGATTGGCATCGCGAACTGCTCCTCGCCGACGCGCAGGAGCAGCGAGTGGACGACGTAGATCGTGAGCGGCAGGACGATGACGAAGGAGGTCCCCACGCCCTGGCGCGACTCGACGGTGACCGTGCCGTGGAGCCGCTCGATGTTGGTGCGGACCGCGTCGAGCCCGACGCCGCGGCCCGAGAGCTCGCCGACCTCGGAGCGCGTCGTGAGGCCGGGCGCGAAGAGCAGTTCGAGGACGCGGTGCTCGGGCATCTCCGCCGCTTCGAGCGCCGACGCGAGGCCCGACGCGATCGCCGCGCGGCGCACGCCGGCGATGTCCACGCCCGGGCCGTCGTCGCTCACCGTGATGGTGACGACGTCACCGCGATGCTCGGCGCGGATGCGGATCGTGCCGCGCGAGGGTTTGCTCGCAGCGGCGCGGGCGCCCGGGTGCTCGCAGCCGTGATCGATCGCGTTGCGAAGGAGGTGGTAGAGCGGATCGCGTAGCTCTTCGAGGACCTTCTTGTCGAGCTCGAGCTCGGCGCCCGTGATGACGAGGTCGACCATCTTGCCGGCCTCGCGCGCCATGTTGCGGACCGCGCGCGGCAAGGGCTCGAGCACGCTCGCGAGCGGGAAGGTCTGGATGCGGCGGATGTCCTCCTGGAGCTGGCCCGAGAGGATCGTCGACTGGAGCGCGTCGGCCTCGAACGCGCGCACGATCTCGCGCAGCCTGCGCACGAGGAGTCGCTCGTGTTCGAGGTCCTCGTTCTGCACCTCGACGAGCCGCTCGGACCAGCTTTCGAGCTTCGCCGGCGCCTCGTCGCGCACCATCGCGCGGATCGCGGTCTGCGCCTTGAGGCGCTCTTCCTCGGCGGAGAGGACGGCGCGGAGCTCGGCGAGGCGTTGATCGGTGCGCACGCGCGCGGCGAGGAGCTCGCCGACCTGCGCCATGAGCGCCGAGAGTTTTTTCATGGAGACGCGAAGCGTCTCTTCGGTGCTCGAACGTAGCGGCGCGGGAGCGTTCGGGATCTTCGGGAGCTGCCCCGTCGCATTTGGGCCCCGCTCGCTGCCTTGGGCCATCGAGCGGGCCGCGGCCACCGCAGCGCCGGCCGAGGTGCCGGGCGAGCCCGCGGACGTGCCGGGTGCGTTGCCGCCCGAGGTGCCAGGCGTGACGACAGGCGCAGGCGGCGGCGTGATGCCCCCCGGAATCCCGAGGTCCGCGCGCGCGACGTACCCCGTCGAAGGGCCGTACGGGCCGATCGCGGGCGAGCTGAACCCGACCGGCGGAGGAGGACCAAAGCCCGCGGGGATCGGCGCGCCGTCGTAGTGCGAGGACACGAGGGGCACGCTCGCGTGCGGATGCGGCGGCGGCTCGCTGTGCTTCGTCTTCGGCTCGGCGTAGCCCGCGCTCACGTTGGGCGCCGGCGCCGGGGCCTCGGCGGCCATCCGGTGCTGCCGCAAGATCGACTGGGGGCTTCGGGATCGCGTCGCGACCGTGATGCCGTCGGCCGGCCGCACGACGGGCGGCGGCGGCGGGGCCGGCAGCGGCAGGGCATGCGAGGGTTTTGATGCCAGGAGCACGGCTTCGAGGCCCTCGATCGCCTCCAGGATGACGAGATCCGGCTCGGGGTTCGGATCCACGCGCAGCGCGTGGTGCACGGTCGAGAGGCCCGCGTTCAGCGTGTCGAAGACCTCGGGCGCGCGCTCGTGGTCCATCGCGCGGAGCGAGGCGAGGACCGACTCGATCGCGTGCGCGAGGCGCGCCGTGTGCGCGAACCCGAGCGAGCTCGCGGCGCCTTTCATGTTGTGCGCTTGCCGGAACGCCTCGTCGATGAGCTGCTCACGCGCGCTGCCCTCGGCGCCGCGTTCGACGAGGAGGAGCGCCGTGCCGATGCGCTCGACCTGCTCGACGGCCTCGTTGCGAAGGGTCTCGCAGAGGGCCTCGAACGCCGCGTCGTCGAGGGCCATCAGCCGCGCTCCTCGACGCGCAAGGAGCGGTCGGACAGGAGCGATCCGAGATCGAGGACGACGGTGCGATCCTCGAGCACGCCCAGCGTGTGACGCTGGACCAGCGGGGGAAACGTGGGCATGGCCTTGGCGATCGTGCGGCGGTTGAC
Protein-coding sequences here:
- a CDS encoding response regulator, which codes for MALDDAAFEALCETLRNEAVEQVERIGTALLLVERGAEGSAREQLIDEAFRQAHNMKGAASSLGFAHTARLAHAIESVLASLRAMDHERAPEVFDTLNAGLSTVHHALRVDPNPEPDLVILEAIEGLEAVLLASKPSHALPLPAPPPPPVVRPADGITVATRSRSPQSILRQHRMAAEAPAPAPNVSAGYAEPKTKHSEPPPHPHASVPLVSSHYDGAPIPAGFGPPPPVGFSSPAIGPYGPSTGYVARADLGIPGGITPPPAPVVTPGTSGGNAPGTSAGSPGTSAGAAVAAARSMAQGSERGPNATGQLPKIPNAPAPLRSSTEETLRVSMKKLSALMAQVGELLAARVRTDQRLAELRAVLSAEEERLKAQTAIRAMVRDEAPAKLESWSERLVEVQNEDLEHERLLVRRLREIVRAFEADALQSTILSGQLQEDIRRIQTFPLASVLEPLPRAVRNMAREAGKMVDLVITGAELELDKKVLEELRDPLYHLLRNAIDHGCEHPGARAAASKPSRGTIRIRAEHRGDVVTITVSDDGPGVDIAGVRRAAIASGLASALEAAEMPEHRVLELLFAPGLTTRSEVGELSGRGVGLDAVRTNIERLHGTVTVESRQGVGTSFVIVLPLTIYVVHSLLLRVGEEQFAMPISSIQRILRISATDVLEVERTHAIVVDGRPIALVPLATLLGLPVELPPPPERIPVLVIGIGETRCALAVREIVSDQTVLAKNLEPPLVRVRNIAGATILGDGRVVLMLNPIDLLRSASGRDADRFRALLPRVENRPKPRLLLVDDSFTTRALERSVLEVAGFDVVAVADGNEALSALELETFDIVVSDVSMPEMSGLELCSNIRQNERLRRLPVVLVTSLGSDEDRRAGLAVGADAYIVKSEFDHEVFVKTVNELVGRA